The proteins below are encoded in one region of Pomacea canaliculata isolate SZHN2017 linkage group LG7, ASM307304v1, whole genome shotgun sequence:
- the LOC112568028 gene encoding uncharacterized protein LOC112568028: MTRSFMHTSFVGSLLLSFTANALKETKCTAMENSKLTFTFPVNINSTQTDFSIYFYPDSGGEEKLIDCAWIDHQLYCIGQEGFECQQPVSDIVVITVPLRFVNKKGSYGCSTNGFLPNAITCRFSGRQDNATCEAIKPRDGAEVIFNCRFSFNVDSFSIEKNKSVLASITKSECQSSSVCQYDTVGGDDMFHVTLTVKDDPGGEYVCRPNTFVPQLQAQVCSLTVVKDTESSSVSVVPVVLPVVGVLALALVLTLGFVIVKKRRSAVHMKREDVEESKKLNSQLISYDRYCDTEQKILPKADETTCVVESNYPKAEVVVDSLPSC, from the exons ATGACACGTTCATTCATGCACACATCCTTCGTTGGTAGTTTGCTACTCTCTTTCACAGCAAACG CTTTGAAGGAAACGAAGTGTACAGCAATGGAGAATAGTAAACTGACATTTACATTCCCAGTAAATATTAACTCAACGCAAACTGATTTTTCAATCTATTTTTACCCTGACAGCGGTGGAGAAG AGAAGCTGATTGACTGTGCATGGATAGACCATCAGCTTTACTGCATCGGACAGGAAGGCTTTGAGTGCCAGCAGCCTGTGTCTGACATTGTTGTCATCACTGTACCACTCAgatttgtcaacaaaaaggGAAGTTACGGATGCAGCACTAACGGCTTTCTGCCTAATGCCATCACCTGTCGTTTTTCGGGAAGGCAAG ATAATGCAACTTGTGAGGCAATTAAGCCTAGAGACGGAGCTGAAGTAATTTTCAACTGCAGATTTTCGTTCAACGTGGACAGCTTTAGTATAGAGAAAAACAAGA gTGTCTTGGCCAGCATCACCAAATCAGAATGTCAAAGCTCCAGTGTGTGTCAGTATGACACTGTGGGAGGTGATGACATGTTTCATGTGACTCTCACAGTGAAAGACGATCCAGGTGGAGAGTATGTGTGTCGGCCAAACACTTTTGTCCCGCAACTCCAAGCCCAAGTGTGCAGCTTGACTGTGGTCAAAGATACAGAAA GTTCGTCTGTGTCGGTGGTTCCTGTGGTGTTGCCAGTTGTTGGTGTGCTGGCTTTGGCTTTGGTTTTGACACTTGgatttgttattgttaaaaaacGAAG GTCTGCAGTTCATATGAAAAGGGAGGACGTGGAAGAATCCAAGAAACTTAATTCTCAGTTAATATCTTATGATAGATATTGTGACACCGAACAGAAGATATTACCAAAAGCCGATGAAACCACTTGTGTGGTGGAAAGCAACTACCCTAAAGCAGAAGTAGTTGTTGATTCTTTGCCCAGTTGTTAA